A genomic stretch from Candidatus Cloacimonas sp. includes:
- a CDS encoding EamA family transporter, translating to MKAILLSIFCSAMLAMGQICWKLSLKGDVHIASLKTAVLYVFSPLFLAGAFLYIIATVFWLYLLSKFELSYIYPMISFAYVFGAILAAVILKEHIYWTRIGGTALIVLGIVAIGLGK from the coding sequence ATGAAAGCCATTTTACTAAGTATCTTCTGTTCCGCAATGTTGGCTATGGGACAAATCTGCTGGAAATTGTCTTTAAAAGGGGATGTTCATATTGCCAGCTTGAAAACTGCAGTTCTTTATGTATTTAGTCCCTTATTTCTGGCGGGTGCGTTTCTTTATATTATTGCCACCGTTTTTTGGTTGTATCTATTAAGTAAATTTGAATTATCCTATATCTATCCTATGATTTCCTTTGCTTATGTGTTTGGAGCAATTTTGGCAGCCGTTATTCTGAAGGAACATATTTACTGGACCCGCATCGGAGGAACTGCCTTAATCGTTTTGGGAATAGTGGCTATCGGTTTAGGTAAATGA
- a CDS encoding glycosyltransferase family 2 protein: MDKSVTVIVPTYNEEGSIPLFFPKLADFCQKRSWKLIIVNDCSTDFTAKLLEDYSERENIQIIRHKVNKGYGAAIKTGIKEAKTDLCLTIDADGQHTLEDMDKLYRRIILEDADMVMGSRKGQKSVTAFKGFGKWIIRTFAKLMMPVKIYDLNTGMRIFQTELAQQVIHQCPDGMSFSDTFTLIFINYKHFVLEEPITILPRTTGKSKTHLKTAFETLMEIINIIVMFSPLRIFLPLAALFFVAGFLWGIRMILLDKGITSGSAFMMLMGVLLFLLGLITEQISLIRKNKL; this comes from the coding sequence ATGGATAAATCGGTCACTGTTATAGTCCCTACCTATAATGAAGAAGGCAGTATTCCATTATTTTTTCCTAAGTTAGCGGATTTTTGCCAAAAGCGCAGTTGGAAATTAATAATTGTGAATGACTGTTCTACAGATTTCACAGCCAAACTCTTGGAGGATTATAGCGAAAGGGAAAATATTCAAATTATTCGTCACAAAGTAAACAAGGGCTATGGTGCAGCCATTAAAACAGGCATAAAAGAAGCAAAAACAGACCTTTGTCTGACTATTGATGCCGATGGACAGCATACTTTGGAAGATATGGATAAATTATACCGGAGAATAATTTTGGAAGATGCGGATATGGTTATGGGTTCGCGTAAAGGGCAAAAATCCGTAACTGCCTTCAAGGGCTTCGGTAAATGGATAATTCGGACTTTTGCCAAACTGATGATGCCAGTGAAAATTTATGATCTGAATACTGGAATGCGTATTTTCCAAACTGAATTAGCTCAACAAGTTATTCATCAATGTCCGGATGGTATGTCCTTTAGCGATACATTTACTTTAATTTTTATCAATTACAAGCATTTTGTATTGGAAGAACCAATAACTATTTTACCGCGCACAACGGGAAAGAGTAAGACACATCTAAAAACTGCGTTTGAAACCCTGATGGAAATCATCAATATCATCGTGATGTTCAGTCCGTTACGGATTTTTCTGCCTTTAGCGGCATTATTTTTTGTCGCTGGATTTTTATGGGGTATTCGGATGATATTATTGGATAAAGGAATCACCAGTGGTTCTGCTTTTATGATGTTGATGGGGGTCTTACTTTTTTTACTTGGTCTGATAACGGAACAAATCTCGTTAATAAGGAAGAATAAATTATGA
- a CDS encoding tetratricopeptide repeat protein: MRNNIDVLIAAAEEGNADAQNQLGDAYYNGDGLEQDYTKAFEWYFRAAKQGHALAQYNVAFAYANGLGTQKNMEKAIEWYGKSADQGVALAQYVLGEIMIDGQHIAQDFSKGLELLQKASDQGLNLAQYELGTYYLQGRIVEANTKIGIEYLTLAADQGNKEAQFNLGLAYSNLPEPNFYYSEKYFLEASNNGHFKAMLELSRIYAIYMRNYKQGLLWAIVASEYCAKEDDQRITQIKHRLESMLSTSECEAVATEAREIIARLDARIC; encoded by the coding sequence ATGAGAAATAATATTGATGTTCTGATCGCTGCGGCTGAGGAAGGCAATGCAGACGCGCAGAACCAATTAGGTGACGCTTACTATAATGGCGATGGACTGGAGCAAGATTACACAAAAGCATTTGAGTGGTATTTCCGAGCTGCCAAACAAGGTCATGCGCTGGCTCAATACAATGTCGCATTCGCCTATGCCAATGGATTGGGGACTCAGAAGAATATGGAGAAAGCCATTGAATGGTATGGCAAATCAGCAGATCAGGGTGTGGCTCTGGCTCAGTATGTCCTGGGGGAGATAATGATCGATGGGCAGCACATAGCACAAGATTTTTCAAAAGGTCTGGAATTACTTCAAAAAGCTTCAGATCAGGGATTAAACCTTGCGCAATATGAACTTGGGACATACTATCTTCAAGGTCGGATTGTTGAGGCAAATACTAAAATAGGAATTGAGTATCTGACACTTGCTGCCGATCAAGGGAACAAGGAAGCGCAATTCAATCTCGGCTTGGCTTATTCAAATCTGCCTGAACCAAATTTTTACTATTCAGAAAAATATTTTTTAGAAGCATCAAATAATGGTCATTTTAAGGCGATGTTAGAGTTGTCCAGAATCTATGCAATTTATATGAGAAACTACAAGCAGGGTCTGTTGTGGGCAATTGTGGCCTCAGAATACTGTGCTAAAGAGGATGATCAGAGGATCACTCAGATCAAGCATAGGTTGGAAAGCATGCTAAGTACTTCCGAATGTGAAGCTGTTGCAACTGAAGCAAGGGAAATTATTGCCAGATTGGATGCAAGGATATGTTGA
- a CDS encoding PHP domain-containing protein, producing the protein MSFVHLHIHSEYSWLDGACFIVELVQKALQNKMPAVAITDRNSLAGASRLWHQCIKAGIKPIIGLEMAVWNDEGDERVFSVILLAKNGSGYDNLCRLVTLAYINDPNAPRITKSQLKDNAQNLICLSFSVVGELCTLLLEGKEAEARQVSDWYYEVFGEDYYYEIQNHNLPSEALAMYKLMNLAYETNIPMVLTNDCHYLERKDSISIDALNCIRKGIDFSHPDAKRFACNEYYFKTSKEMKSLFDFPRQLSKNSLEIANKINVTDGYIPICDGDLSVQRVVDALRNYSTSMKIKSEPNSKHITVSLMDNKLNDVLEHLRKQLSDFNLMPFTEYESWTPISIYSAILKTMKVPKTKIKELCDLIPSAVNSLFEAVLINTDFSCFSSEDYVCRQSAEIADKLINTFREEKSAKQKYVLIPKRMSIPIVRDNDGNPRCQYDFNFINQICLISLEFT; encoded by the coding sequence ATGAGTTTTGTTCATTTACATATTCACAGTGAATACAGCTGGCTGGATGGTGCTTGCTTTATTGTTGAGTTGGTGCAAAAAGCATTGCAGAATAAAATGCCGGCTGTCGCTATCACGGATCGAAATAGTTTGGCTGGAGCATCCCGTTTATGGCATCAGTGCATTAAAGCAGGCATCAAACCGATAATCGGTTTGGAGATGGCAGTTTGGAATGATGAAGGTGACGAAAGAGTTTTTTCAGTGATTCTGCTGGCTAAGAATGGCTCTGGATATGATAATCTCTGCCGTCTGGTCACTTTGGCTTATATAAATGATCCGAATGCTCCCAGAATTACAAAAAGCCAGTTAAAAGACAATGCGCAGAATTTGATTTGTCTTTCTTTCAGTGTGGTGGGAGAGCTTTGCACTTTATTGTTGGAAGGCAAAGAAGCGGAAGCCAGGCAGGTCTCAGATTGGTATTATGAGGTCTTTGGTGAAGATTACTATTACGAAATCCAAAACCATAATTTACCTTCCGAAGCGCTTGCTATGTATAAACTTATGAATCTGGCTTATGAAACAAATATACCTATGGTGCTCACTAATGATTGCCACTATTTGGAACGCAAGGATTCCATTTCTATCGATGCTTTGAATTGCATCAGGAAAGGAATCGATTTCAGCCATCCAGATGCTAAACGCTTTGCTTGCAATGAGTATTACTTCAAAACTTCTAAGGAAATGAAATCGCTCTTTGATTTTCCTCGCCAGCTGAGCAAAAACTCTTTGGAAATAGCCAATAAAATTAATGTTACAGATGGCTATATACCTATTTGTGATGGTGATTTATCGGTTCAAAGAGTGGTGGATGCGCTACGCAATTATTCAACTTCTATGAAGATCAAATCCGAACCCAATAGCAAGCATATAACGGTTTCTTTGATGGATAACAAGTTAAACGATGTATTGGAGCATCTTCGCAAGCAACTTTCGGACTTTAACTTAATGCCCTTTACTGAGTATGAATCTTGGACGCCCATCAGTATCTATTCTGCTATTTTAAAGACGATGAAAGTGCCCAAAACGAAGATCAAAGAACTCTGCGATCTGATCCCTTCCGCGGTCAATTCACTTTTTGAAGCCGTCTTGATTAACACCGATTTTTCCTGCTTTTCCAGTGAGGATTATGTTTGTCGGCAATCAGCAGAAATAGCGGATAAACTGATCAACACATTCAGAGAAGAAAAATCAGCGAAACAAAAGTATGTTTTAATTCCCAAAAGAATGTCCATTCCCATTGTTCGGGATAATGATGGGAACCCAAGATGTCAGTATGATTTCAACTTTATTAACCAGATTTGCCTTATCAGTTTGGAGTTTACATAA
- a CDS encoding glycosyltransferase family 39 protein, giving the protein MKEFILRLKRVNNNSILILMVVLCIIVTLFFGYRYLHNADIHSSAVWVDDWDYISYSKAIFNGIFLQEDLGKQESEQYHIDEVPPLFPMLLAVYYNIVGYNHLQSIVFLNALLNALIVIVMYYVGKRLLPGKYAFLPPFLWIIYYNRLDFSGRVLKEPIITLFLLLTVVLIQRLLEKRKLRDVFWLAVLCSAFSHLDERYLFISVLCLVMIIVIFRAKAYRSQFAKAILLFIVVCSLLYTPWMIRNYKRYNRIVILSPRTAMITDKIFGYDEPAKAILDLSANLNKAEVDSVIKGYDVANADTVTEKSIRRAYKNGIIPYKYNWGKRLWYNTISFWQPFSYRDFMIGSGFKYQEKWGLRYNFIVLLQFTIFLPFAVYAIILGWKKRAMDILFMFAVMFINTVQHSILGAGLARYRTVMDVYIYILAIYAVWEIVSFRVMGNDKRKPEKSYRA; this is encoded by the coding sequence ATGAAAGAATTTATTTTACGCTTGAAAAGGGTTAATAATAATTCTATATTAATTCTTATGGTAGTTCTCTGCATCATCGTGACCTTGTTTTTTGGGTATAGATATTTGCACAATGCGGATATTCATTCTTCTGCCGTTTGGGTTGATGACTGGGATTATATAAGTTATTCCAAAGCTATTTTCAACGGTATTTTTCTGCAAGAGGATTTAGGCAAGCAGGAAAGCGAACAGTATCATATTGATGAAGTTCCACCTTTATTTCCAATGCTTCTGGCTGTTTATTATAACATTGTCGGTTATAATCATTTACAAAGCATCGTTTTTCTGAATGCTTTGCTAAATGCTTTAATTGTAATCGTTATGTATTATGTCGGCAAACGGCTTTTACCAGGAAAATATGCTTTTCTTCCTCCTTTTTTATGGATTATCTATTATAACCGTCTGGATTTTAGTGGCAGGGTTTTAAAAGAGCCGATTATAACCCTTTTTTTGCTTTTAACAGTTGTGCTTATTCAACGGTTGTTGGAAAAACGCAAGCTTAGGGATGTTTTTTGGCTGGCTGTCCTTTGTTCCGCTTTTTCGCATTTGGATGAAAGGTATTTATTTATCAGTGTTCTTTGCTTGGTAATGATAATTGTTATTTTTCGCGCAAAGGCATACCGTTCTCAATTTGCCAAGGCAATTTTGTTGTTTATTGTTGTCTGCTCCTTGTTATATACGCCTTGGATGATTCGTAACTATAAACGCTACAATAGAATAGTAATTCTTTCTCCGCGGACGGCAATGATTACGGATAAAATATTTGGTTATGATGAACCCGCTAAAGCGATTTTAGACCTTTCTGCCAATCTGAACAAAGCAGAAGTGGATTCAGTCATTAAGGGCTACGATGTTGCCAATGCGGATACCGTAACTGAAAAAAGTATCCGCAGAGCATATAAAAATGGCATTATACCCTATAAATATAATTGGGGCAAACGCTTATGGTATAATACGATTAGTTTCTGGCAACCCTTTTCTTATCGGGATTTTATGATTGGCTCCGGTTTTAAATATCAGGAAAAATGGGGGTTGCGATATAACTTTATAGTCCTGCTGCAATTTACAATTTTTCTCCCTTTTGCTGTTTATGCCATAATTTTGGGCTGGAAAAAAAGAGCGATGGATATTTTATTTATGTTTGCTGTTATGTTTATCAACACTGTTCAACATTCCATTTTGGGAGCAGGATTAGCGCGCTACCGAACTGTTATGGATGTATATATTTATATTTTAGCAATTTATGCTGTGTGGGAAATTGTTTCTTTTAGAGTTATGGGGAATGATAAGAGAAAACCTGAAAAATCCTATAGAGCTTAA